One segment of Triticum aestivum cultivar Chinese Spring chromosome 2A, IWGSC CS RefSeq v2.1, whole genome shotgun sequence DNA contains the following:
- the LOC123185658 gene encoding uncharacterized protein: protein MATSMRWIALFLLVAVSALAVSAIIEDGLLPNGDFRNGPDKSQMKGPVLTGKHAIPNWELSGFVEYIESGHTQADMMLPVPVGANAVRLGNDATIRQQLKVARHTYYSISFIAARSCAQEEKLNVSVDPEFGLLPIQTVYTNTGWDTYSWAFKPRHTTVWLSIHNTGIEENPACGPLIIAVAIKTLYPQLYNKGNMVKNGDFEQGPYIFPNTPWGVLMPPIFEDVHSPLPWWMIMSDTKVVKYIDAQHHAVPKGARAVELVAGVEVALVQEVLGTVPGRSYRLTFSVGDARNGCVGSLGVDVYAARERLRVSYVSRGTGGHKCGKLEFTAIADKTRVVFQSSNHHTVNATLCGPVVDDVWLVRLK from the exons ATGGCGACAAGCATGCGTTGGATAGCGCTCTTCTTGCTGGTCGCCGTGTCTGCTCTGGCCGTTTCTGCCATCATCGAGGATG GCCTGTTACCCAACGGGGACTTCAGAAACGGGCCAGACAAGTCCCAGATGAAGGGCCCGGTGCTGACGGGGAAGCACGCGATACCCAACTGGGAGCTCTCGGGGTTCGTGGAGTATATCGAGTCGGGGCACACGCAGGCCGACATGATGCTGCCGGTTCCGGTGGGCGCGAACGCCGTGCGGCTGGGCAACGACGCCACCATCCGGCAGCAGCTCAAGGTCGCCCGCCACACCTACTACTCCATCTCCTTCATCGCCGCGCGGTCATGCGCCCAGGAGGAGAAGCTCAACGTGTCGGTCGACCCGGAGTTCGGCCTGCTCCCGATCCAGACCGTGTACACCAACACCGGCTGGGACACCTACTCCTGGGCGTTCAAGCCCAGGCACACCACCGTGTGGCTCTCCATCCACAACACCGGCATCGAGGAGAACCCGGCGTGCGGCCCTCtcatcatcgccgtcgccatcAAGACCCTCTACCCTCAGCTGTACAACAAGG GCAACATGGTGAAGAATGGGGACTTCGAGCAGGGGCCGTACATCTTCCCGAACACGCCGTGGGGCGTGCTGATGCCGCCGATCTTCGAGGACGTGCACTCGCCGCTCCCGTGGTGGATGATCATGTCGGACACCAAGGTGGTCAAGTACATCGACGCGCAGCACCACGCGGTGCCCAAGGGCGCGCGCGCCGTGGAGCTGGTGGCCGGCGTGGAGGTCGCGCTGGTGCAAGAGGTGCTGGGCACCGTGCCCGGGCGGTCGTACAGGCTCACGTTCTCCGTCGGGGACGCGCGCAACGGATGCGTCGGGTCCCTGGGCGTGGACGTGTACGCGGCGCGGGAGAGGCTGAGGGTCTCGTACGTGTCCCGCGGCACCGGCGGGCACAAGTGCGGCAAGCTCGAGTTCACGGCGATCGCGGACAAGACGCGCGTGGTGTTCCAGAGCTCGAACCACCACACCGTCAACGCCACGCTGTGCGGGCCCGTCGTTGACGACGTCTGGCTCGTCAGGCTCAAGTAG